A single region of the Pseudomonas mandelii genome encodes:
- a CDS encoding YeeE/YedE thiosulfate transporter family protein, with the protein MLSLLISLLLAFLIGWVSQRMGMCLVNATGLLLRRRPTLFVSLISCGLFGLLLAPFYRLFGISQPLFVPDVGYVSLVGGGLLFGIASVLNDGCSVGTLTKLASGNLSKAFTIVGWVVGIVLWYHLNMLTEHKTLQMPTISSHQYWLTIGIVLMALLFLIRVHGDKHLVLSSMLLGALTSALYTFEPLWTPSVFFYDLSQMFWASGDGSLTSQRVAVFVMLMVGMLSYTLHRRTFSYQRFEWRAAGKHLLAGVLMGIGASMMLGGNDSQILLVFPTMTWVGAVPLGAIVVGILVGIGVRRVRGRIRETRS; encoded by the coding sequence GTGCTTTCCCTGCTGATTTCACTGCTGTTGGCCTTCCTTATCGGTTGGGTATCCCAGCGCATGGGCATGTGCCTGGTCAATGCCACCGGGTTGTTGCTCAGACGCCGGCCGACACTGTTTGTGTCGCTCATCTCTTGCGGTCTGTTCGGCCTGTTACTGGCACCGTTTTACCGGCTGTTTGGCATCAGTCAGCCGTTGTTCGTTCCTGACGTCGGCTACGTGTCGCTGGTCGGGGGCGGGTTGCTGTTCGGCATCGCCTCGGTGCTCAACGACGGTTGCAGCGTCGGCACCCTCACCAAACTCGCCAGCGGCAACCTCAGCAAAGCCTTCACGATTGTTGGCTGGGTGGTGGGGATCGTCCTCTGGTATCACCTGAACATGCTGACCGAACACAAAACCCTGCAAATGCCGACGATCTCCAGCCACCAATACTGGCTGACCATCGGCATCGTGCTGATGGCATTACTCTTCCTGATCCGCGTTCACGGCGACAAACACCTGGTGCTGTCCAGCATGCTCCTGGGCGCTTTGACCAGCGCCCTCTACACCTTCGAACCGCTGTGGACCCCGAGCGTGTTCTTTTACGACCTCTCGCAAATGTTCTGGGCCTCGGGCGACGGCTCACTGACCAGCCAGCGCGTCGCGGTGTTCGTCATGCTCATGGTGGGGATGCTCAGCTACACGTTGCATCGACGGACGTTCAGCTATCAGCGGTTTGAATGGCGGGCCGCGGGGAAGCATTTACTGGCGGGGGTGCTGATGGGGATTGGTGCGTCGATGATGCTGGGTGGAAATGATTCGCAGATTTTGCTGGTGTTTCCGACGATGACTTGGGTGGGCGCGGTGCCGTTGGGGGCGATTGTGGTGGGGATATTGGTGGGGATTGGGGTGAGGCGGGTGAGGGGGCGGATTCGTGAGACTAGAAGTTGA
- a CDS encoding DUF2252 domain-containing protein yields the protein MTTLKDRLKQGKDARKNCPRNTQASTGKMSRDPLPLIKASSEGRIKSLVELRYGRMLVSPFTFYRGNALLQAHDLAATPTMGLTSPICGDCHLMNFGGFATPERNLLFGVHDFDEVHPGPWEWDVKRLVASIVVAARDLRHGETIEETVCREVVSAYQETMLECAEQSSLETWYESIRYDDLRKQANKKTLEHIERAIEKAEGRSHAELLPKISERDAHGRLIIRDDLPEIFHLHKNTTLLDADDDWLRHSDWRPIYDAFMREYPSTLQADRRALFSRFHAQDMAFKVVGVGSVGTRCLVVLLTDDQEFPLFLQFKEARRSVLADYVKTKSTVRHNGQRVVEGQRLMQSASDLFLGWTTGPSGRHFYVRQLRDMKISAELETFDADTFAAYGRVCGRALARAHAKSSGQAAQISGYIGKSDALAGALFKYAKSYATQNEQDFERFQQACRKGRLQARSEADFAADHLP from the coding sequence ATGACCACCCTCAAAGACCGCTTGAAGCAAGGCAAGGATGCGCGCAAGAACTGCCCCCGCAATACTCAAGCGTCAACGGGAAAAATGAGCCGCGACCCACTCCCGCTTATCAAAGCGTCCAGCGAGGGCCGGATCAAATCCCTGGTCGAATTACGCTACGGTCGAATGCTCGTTTCCCCCTTCACCTTCTATCGCGGCAACGCGCTGTTGCAGGCTCACGACCTCGCCGCAACGCCAACCATGGGACTGACCTCACCGATCTGCGGCGATTGCCACCTGATGAATTTCGGCGGGTTCGCCACGCCCGAACGCAATCTGTTGTTCGGCGTCCACGACTTCGACGAGGTCCATCCCGGCCCTTGGGAGTGGGACGTTAAACGGCTGGTGGCGAGTATCGTAGTGGCCGCCCGCGATCTGCGTCATGGCGAAACGATCGAAGAGACGGTCTGCCGCGAAGTGGTCAGCGCTTATCAGGAAACCATGCTCGAGTGCGCCGAACAAAGCTCGCTGGAAACCTGGTACGAGTCCATCCGTTACGACGACTTGCGCAAGCAGGCGAACAAAAAAACGCTGGAGCATATAGAGCGTGCCATCGAAAAGGCCGAGGGCCGATCCCACGCCGAGCTACTGCCGAAAATCAGCGAACGTGACGCCCATGGTCGTCTGATCATTCGCGATGACCTGCCGGAAATTTTCCACTTGCACAAAAACACCACATTGCTGGATGCCGATGATGACTGGCTACGCCACTCGGATTGGCGGCCAATCTACGACGCCTTCATGCGCGAGTATCCCAGCACGCTGCAGGCTGACCGACGGGCGTTGTTTTCACGTTTTCACGCCCAGGACATGGCGTTCAAAGTGGTGGGGGTCGGCAGTGTTGGCACCCGTTGTCTGGTGGTCTTGCTGACCGACGATCAGGAATTCCCGCTGTTCCTGCAATTCAAGGAAGCACGGCGCTCGGTGCTGGCCGATTACGTGAAGACGAAATCAACAGTGCGGCATAACGGTCAGCGGGTGGTTGAGGGTCAACGATTGATGCAATCGGCCAGTGACCTGTTTCTCGGTTGGACCACCGGCCCCAGCGGTCGACACTTCTACGTGCGGCAATTGCGCGACATGAAAATCTCGGCCGAACTCGAGACGTTCGATGCGGACACCTTCGCCGCGTATGGTCGCGTCTGTGGTCGAGCCCTCGCTCGCGCGCATGCCAAATCGTCCGGGCAGGCCGCGCAGATCAGCGGTTACATCGGCAAGAGCGATGCGCTGGCCGGCGCGCTGTTCAAGTATGCGAAAAGTTATGCAACGCAGAATGAGCAAGACTTTGAGCGATTCCAGCAGGCCTGCCGCAAGGGCCGGTTACAAGCTCGCTCCGAGGCAGACTTTGCGGCAGATCATTTGCCCTAA
- the rimJ gene encoding ribosomal protein S5-alanine N-acetyltransferase, producing MPLLSLPCKRLTLAVLAPEQAALESDFYRRNQRHLARWSPIRPSDYHSPENIRPRLEVQASAFEAGLAVHFALLDPDNGQMIGACNFSGITRGAFQACYLGYHIDESRQGQGLMQEALEAGIGYMFDEQKLHRIMANYIPGNERSARLLERLGFEREGYAKAYLSIAGRWQDHVLTALINDRFETPEQRWSRRLS from the coding sequence ATGCCGTTGTTGTCCCTGCCCTGCAAACGCTTGACGCTGGCGGTGCTCGCCCCCGAACAGGCGGCGCTGGAAAGCGATTTCTACCGGCGCAACCAAAGGCACCTTGCCCGGTGGTCGCCGATTCGCCCTTCCGACTACCACAGCCCTGAAAACATTCGTCCGCGCCTTGAGGTGCAAGCCAGTGCATTCGAGGCTGGCCTGGCGGTGCATTTCGCGCTACTGGACCCGGACAACGGCCAGATGATCGGCGCCTGCAATTTCAGCGGCATCACTCGCGGAGCGTTTCAGGCGTGTTATCTCGGTTACCACATCGACGAATCCCGTCAGGGCCAAGGCTTAATGCAGGAAGCACTGGAAGCAGGCATCGGCTACATGTTCGATGAGCAGAAACTGCACCGGATCATGGCCAATTACATCCCCGGCAACGAACGCAGCGCGCGGCTGCTGGAACGTCTGGGATTTGAACGTGAAGGCTACGCCAAGGCCTACCTGAGTATCGCCGGGCGCTGGCAGGATCACGTGTTGACCGCGTTGATCAATGATCGCTTTGAAACCCCGGAACAGCGCTGGTCCAGGCGCCTCTCGTAA
- a CDS encoding ArnT family glycosyltransferase has product MSRPATSLFLLAALLFFFALGNHQLQGSTEARVAGIAMQMHLDNDWVTPRLFGEPFLEKPPLSLWLDAGAIRAFGGTPWAVRLASAFAGLFSVMLLYAMLRRIGRSKAIAWTAGIFLATMASYWSNVRGVGEDALLALGVTLALLAFFQGQRQSTPGNALLFASGIAIATLSKGVLGLAMPGVVIFAYLLAETLMDRRLKIHDWLRPGLLTLAGLIPLMIWLAVLYQHGGAQAVGEVLLTNSVGRFSGSFVEAGHYEPYYYYLAKLPQAFLPWNILVYLGLWHFRKRLMANRYLLFFTLWIVAQFVMLTLASSKRTVYLMSMTPAAAVIAAEYAGVLFERLKMREGASNLLGHIARHRRGAAVGVIALVIGSYLAAAQWALPHADRKLSFLPLTAQIQTMQANGQHIALFQANERVGGASVFYTRQVLKGLNTEAQLHEFLAASPTNVAVMSGEIEPAAPLKVLKSMKVGRQAYYFVNQ; this is encoded by the coding sequence ATGTCGCGTCCCGCCACTTCACTGTTCCTGCTGGCCGCCCTGCTGTTTTTCTTTGCCTTGGGCAATCATCAACTGCAAGGGTCCACCGAGGCCCGGGTGGCCGGGATCGCCATGCAGATGCACTTGGACAACGACTGGGTGACGCCCCGTTTGTTCGGCGAACCGTTTCTGGAAAAACCACCTTTGAGCTTGTGGCTCGATGCCGGCGCCATCCGTGCATTTGGCGGCACGCCGTGGGCGGTGCGACTGGCCTCGGCGTTCGCCGGGCTGTTCAGCGTGATGCTGTTGTACGCGATGCTGCGGCGGATCGGCCGGTCCAAGGCGATTGCCTGGACGGCGGGAATCTTTCTGGCAACCATGGCCAGTTATTGGAGCAACGTGCGCGGCGTCGGTGAAGACGCGTTGCTCGCCCTCGGCGTGACCCTGGCGTTGCTGGCGTTCTTTCAGGGGCAACGTCAATCGACGCCCGGCAACGCGCTGCTGTTCGCCTCGGGAATCGCTATCGCCACACTGAGCAAAGGCGTCCTAGGCCTGGCGATGCCGGGCGTGGTGATTTTCGCCTATCTGCTGGCCGAGACCTTGATGGACAGGCGCCTGAAAATCCACGACTGGTTGCGTCCCGGTTTACTGACACTGGCTGGATTGATCCCGCTGATGATTTGGCTCGCCGTGCTGTACCAGCATGGTGGCGCGCAGGCCGTGGGGGAAGTGCTGCTGACCAACAGTGTCGGGCGCTTCAGTGGATCCTTCGTCGAGGCCGGGCATTACGAACCGTACTACTACTACCTGGCCAAGTTGCCCCAGGCGTTTCTGCCGTGGAATATTCTGGTGTACCTGGGGCTGTGGCATTTTCGCAAACGCCTGATGGCCAATCGTTACTTGCTGTTTTTCACCCTGTGGATCGTGGCGCAGTTTGTGATGCTGACATTGGCGTCGAGCAAGCGCACGGTGTATCTCATGTCGATGACGCCTGCGGCGGCGGTGATTGCGGCGGAGTATGCGGGCGTTCTGTTCGAGCGGCTGAAGATGCGCGAAGGGGCCTCGAACCTTTTGGGGCACATCGCACGGCATCGACGCGGCGCAGCCGTTGGCGTGATCGCGTTGGTGATTGGCAGCTACCTGGCCGCCGCTCAATGGGCGCTGCCCCATGCGGACCGCAAACTGTCCTTCCTGCCGTTGACTGCACAGATCCAGACGATGCAGGCCAACGGGCAACACATCGCCCTGTTCCAGGCCAACGAACGGGTGGGCGGTGCCAGCGTGTTCTACACCCGACAAGTGCTCAAGGGCCTGAACACCGAGGCGCAACTGCATGAGTTTCTGGCGGCCTCACCCACCAACGTGGCGGTCATGTCTGGTGAAATCGAACCGGCCGCGCCGTTGAAAGTGCTCAAGAGCATGAAGGTGGGGCGTCAGGCTTACTACTTTGTGAACCAATAA
- a CDS encoding phosphatase PAP2 family protein, giving the protein MLTSSRNRFYWANFGIPLACAALVFLMFDMTRIDIAFSNLLFDPVAQIFPLDKVHFFEKLTHKWARIIPNWTAEIALIGAMLSFVWPLINTSKHPRLGGFLERSKAASVLRFANEHRRDFLFVVFAFAICTGVIHFLKAHTSVYCPIETTLYGGKLPHVEWYNNFQLFREAGDGRCWPGGHASGGFTMLALYFVARRYRWRYSKALMYGALLLGFVYGTTRVLQGWHYMSHTFWAGIFVWLACLLTALPFYGRALLEMPVLQKAEAPHAEPLIGSQSSKPDAPPSCS; this is encoded by the coding sequence ATGCTGACTTCTTCCCGCAACCGCTTTTACTGGGCGAACTTCGGTATCCCGTTGGCCTGCGCGGCCTTGGTTTTCCTGATGTTCGACATGACCCGGATCGACATCGCCTTCAGTAATCTTCTGTTTGATCCGGTCGCTCAGATCTTCCCGCTCGACAAGGTTCACTTCTTCGAAAAGCTCACCCACAAGTGGGCGCGCATCATTCCGAACTGGACCGCCGAGATTGCCTTGATCGGTGCGATGCTGTCGTTTGTCTGGCCGCTGATCAACACTTCAAAGCATCCTCGCCTCGGTGGTTTTCTGGAGCGGAGCAAGGCGGCATCGGTGTTGCGATTTGCCAACGAACATCGTCGGGATTTTCTGTTCGTCGTCTTCGCATTTGCCATCTGCACCGGCGTGATCCATTTCCTCAAGGCGCACACCAGCGTGTACTGCCCGATCGAAACAACCCTCTACGGTGGGAAATTGCCCCACGTGGAGTGGTACAACAACTTCCAGCTGTTCAGGGAGGCCGGTGATGGCCGTTGCTGGCCGGGTGGCCATGCTTCCGGCGGTTTTACCATGCTCGCGCTGTATTTCGTGGCTCGCCGCTACCGCTGGCGCTACTCCAAGGCGCTGATGTACGGAGCGTTGCTGCTCGGTTTCGTCTATGGCACGACACGTGTCCTGCAAGGCTGGCACTACATGTCCCACACCTTTTGGGCCGGGATCTTCGTGTGGCTGGCCTGTTTGCTGACGGCGTTGCCATTTTACGGACGAGCGCTGCTGGAGATGCCGGTGCTGCAAAAGGCTGAAGCGCCGCACGCCGAGCCGCTTATTGGTTCACAAAGTAGTAAGCCTGACGCCCCACCTTCATGCTCTTGA
- the pmrG gene encoding lipopolysaccharide core heptose(II)-phosphate phosphatase PmrG, which translates to MELRLSLFGIKRSINLSCLTRHRNTVVVLASALLVTPLIVWLLQPAAVPDLAHGNVAGARTLATEWAKGDVIVLVRHVERCDHSKAACLSGNDGITDRSRSVAVSVGARFEQLGLDKTDIYNSPMMRTSQTAGYMFNKVGVGEDWLVSCKGTMLRDALAHKVAGRNLILVTHSECMAQLEKDLKVSTSTLGYGASLFISARKPLTPKMLGFIEASDWRSVTTE; encoded by the coding sequence GTGGAATTGAGACTGAGTCTGTTCGGGATAAAACGCTCAATTAACCTGAGCTGTTTGACCCGCCATCGAAACACCGTAGTGGTGCTGGCCTCGGCGCTGCTGGTCACTCCATTGATCGTATGGCTGTTGCAGCCGGCCGCTGTGCCTGACCTGGCCCATGGCAATGTGGCCGGCGCACGAACGTTGGCCACCGAATGGGCCAAAGGCGACGTCATCGTGCTGGTCCGCCATGTCGAGCGCTGCGATCACTCGAAAGCCGCGTGCCTGAGTGGCAACGATGGCATTACCGATCGCTCGCGCAGCGTCGCGGTCAGTGTCGGTGCGCGGTTCGAACAGTTGGGGTTGGACAAGACCGATATCTACAACAGTCCGATGATGCGCACGTCACAGACGGCCGGCTACATGTTCAACAAGGTCGGTGTGGGCGAGGACTGGCTGGTGAGCTGCAAGGGCACGATGCTGCGCGATGCCCTGGCGCACAAAGTGGCGGGTCGCAATTTGATCCTGGTGACCCACAGCGAATGCATGGCGCAACTTGAAAAAGACCTCAAGGTGTCGACCTCCACGCTCGGTTATGGCGCTTCATTGTTTATTTCCGCCAGAAAACCTCTGACACCGAAAATGCTCGGCTTCATTGAAGCCTCTGACTGGCGTTCGGTGACCACCGAATGA
- a CDS encoding methyl-accepting chemotaxis protein, which produces MHEMTATVQEVARNAEEASQAAAAADGEAREGDKVVNEAIAQIERLATEVARSTEAMSVLQQESDKIGSVMDVIKAVAEQTNLLALNAAIEAARAGEAGRGFAVVADEVRGLAQRTQKSTEEIEGLVAGLQNGTQQVSTVMNNSRALTDSSVALTRKAGTSLENITRTVSNIQSMNQQIAAAAEQQSAVAEEISRSIINVRDVSEQTAAASDETAKSSVELARLGNQLQMMVSHFRV; this is translated from the coding sequence ATGCACGAGATGACGGCCACCGTGCAGGAAGTCGCGCGCAATGCCGAAGAAGCCTCCCAGGCCGCAGCCGCCGCTGATGGTGAAGCCCGCGAAGGCGATAAAGTGGTCAACGAAGCCATCGCCCAGATCGAACGCCTGGCCACTGAAGTGGCGCGCTCCACCGAAGCCATGAGTGTGCTGCAACAGGAAAGCGACAAGATCGGCAGCGTCATGGACGTGATCAAGGCCGTCGCCGAACAGACCAACCTGCTGGCCCTCAACGCCGCCATTGAAGCCGCGCGCGCCGGTGAAGCCGGTCGTGGTTTTGCGGTGGTTGCCGACGAAGTCCGTGGCCTGGCCCAGCGCACACAGAAGTCCACCGAGGAAATCGAAGGCCTGGTGGCCGGTCTGCAGAATGGCACCCAACAAGTGTCGACCGTGATGAACAACAGCCGCGCCCTGACCGACAGCAGCGTGGCCCTGACCCGCAAGGCTGGCACGTCGCTGGAAAACATCACCCGCACGGTGTCCAACATCCAGTCGATGAACCAGCAGATCGCTGCCGCCGCCGAGCAACAAAGCGCCGTGGCCGAAGAAATCAGCCGCAGCATCATCAACGTGCGCGACGTGTCGGAGCAAACCGCCGCCGCCAGCGATGAAACGGCCAAGTCCAGTGTTGAGCTGGCGCGGTTGGGGAATCAGTTGCAGATGATGGTCAGTCACTTCAGGGTTTAA
- a CDS encoding glyoxalase superfamily protein has protein sequence MSFGKTTPILRIFDEAKALEFYVDFLGFTVDWQHRFEPNSPLYLQVSRGECVLHLSEHHGDGTPGSALRIETDELEAFQQQLLAKAYPFSHPQIQAMPWGSQDMTISDPFGNRLVFTNAICL, from the coding sequence ATGAGCTTCGGCAAAACCACCCCGATCCTGCGGATTTTCGACGAGGCCAAGGCATTGGAATTCTACGTCGACTTTCTGGGATTCACCGTCGACTGGCAGCATCGCTTCGAGCCGAATTCCCCGCTGTACCTGCAAGTCTCCCGTGGCGAATGCGTGCTGCACCTGTCCGAGCACCATGGCGACGGCACGCCGGGTTCGGCCCTGCGCATCGAGACCGATGAGCTCGAGGCCTTCCAGCAGCAACTGCTGGCGAAGGCGTATCCGTTTTCGCACCCGCAGATCCAGGCCATGCCCTGGGGAAGCCAGGACATGACCATTAGTGATCCGTTCGGCAACCGGTTGGTGTTTACCAACGCGATCTGCCTGTAA
- a CDS encoding N-acyl-D-amino-acid deacylase family protein, with amino-acid sequence MMYDTLIRNALVIDGSNSPGYPADVAIQNGRIARIGDLHEATAREEIDAAGRVLAPGFIDVHTHDDTVVIRQPQMLPKLSQGVTTVIVGNCGISASPVSLRGDPPDPMNLLGTSAAFAYPTFSAYRAAVEAANTTLNVAALVGHTALRSNHLDDLFRTATPDEISAMREQLRESLEAGALGLSTGLAYASAFSASTDEVMQLTEELTAFGAVYTTHLRSEFEPVLEAMDEAFQIGRHANSPVIISHLKCAGAGNWGRSPQLLASLEEAAKTHPVGCDCYPYAASSSTLDLKQVTDAHRITITWSTPHPELGGRDLMDIAAEWSVPLLDAARRLQPAGAVYYGMDEADVRKILAHPLSMVGSDGLPEDPFPHPRLWGAFPRVLGHFSRDVGLFPLHTAVHKMTGLSAARFGLKQRGEIREGHWADLVLFDPLSIRDVADFSDPQQAAEGIEGVWVNGVLSYSDGQANGKREGRFLAREGDLRDGFQ; translated from the coding sequence ATGATGTACGACACGCTGATCCGCAACGCTTTGGTCATCGATGGCAGCAACAGCCCCGGTTACCCCGCCGATGTGGCGATTCAGAACGGCCGCATCGCGCGCATCGGCGACTTGCATGAGGCGACCGCCCGCGAGGAAATCGACGCTGCCGGCCGCGTGCTGGCGCCGGGTTTTATCGACGTGCACACCCATGACGACACGGTGGTGATCCGCCAGCCGCAGATGCTGCCCAAACTCAGCCAGGGCGTGACCACGGTGATTGTCGGCAACTGCGGGATCAGCGCGTCACCGGTGAGCCTGCGTGGCGATCCGCCCGATCCGATGAACCTGCTCGGCACCTCGGCAGCCTTCGCTTATCCGACGTTCAGCGCTTACCGCGCAGCGGTCGAAGCGGCGAACACTACGCTGAACGTCGCCGCGCTGGTGGGCCACACCGCGTTGCGCAGCAACCATCTCGACGACCTATTTCGCACCGCCACGCCTGATGAAATCAGCGCGATGCGCGAGCAGTTGCGTGAAAGTCTTGAGGCGGGCGCCTTGGGGTTATCCACCGGTCTGGCCTACGCCAGCGCGTTCTCGGCGTCCACCGACGAAGTGATGCAACTGACTGAAGAGCTGACGGCGTTCGGCGCCGTGTACACCACCCATTTGCGCAGTGAATTCGAACCGGTGCTGGAGGCGATGGACGAGGCGTTCCAGATCGGCCGGCATGCGAACTCCCCGGTGATCATTTCCCACCTCAAATGCGCGGGGGCCGGTAACTGGGGGCGCAGTCCGCAATTGCTGGCCTCGCTTGAGGAAGCGGCGAAAACTCACCCGGTGGGCTGCGATTGTTATCCCTACGCGGCGAGTTCTTCGACCCTGGACCTCAAGCAAGTCACCGACGCCCATCGCATCACCATCACCTGGTCCACGCCACACCCGGAATTGGGCGGCCGCGACTTGATGGACATCGCCGCCGAATGGAGCGTGCCGTTGCTTGATGCTGCACGCCGTCTGCAACCGGCCGGCGCGGTGTACTACGGCATGGACGAGGCCGATGTGCGAAAAATCCTTGCCCATCCCTTGTCGATGGTGGGGTCCGACGGATTGCCGGAAGATCCGTTCCCGCATCCGCGCTTGTGGGGCGCTTTCCCACGTGTGCTTGGACATTTCAGTCGCGACGTCGGCCTGTTTCCGCTGCATACCGCCGTACACAAAATGACCGGATTGTCGGCGGCGCGTTTCGGCTTGAAGCAAAGGGGTGAGATTCGTGAAGGGCATTGGGCGGACCTGGTGTTGTTCGATCCGCTGAGCATTCGCGACGTGGCGGACTTCAGTGACCCGCAACAGGCGGCCGAGGGGATTGAAGGTGTATGGGTCAACGGCGTGTTGAGTTACAGCGATGGCCAGGCGAACGGGAAACGGGAAGGGCGGTTTCTGGCGCGGGAAGGGGATTTGCGTGACGGGTTTCAGTAG
- a CDS encoding MurR/RpiR family transcriptional regulator: MDILYQIRARQDSFSAGEGRIARLMLNDVGFASAASLDELAQRAEVSTATLSRFARTVGCRDLRDLRLQLAQASGVGSRFLDPAGTPDQSAFYGQIVGDIESTLRQHLSAFDESRFADAVKLLGKARMIHAFGLGGCSTLCSDELQVRLVRFGYPIAACHDPVMMRVTAASLDAERAVIACSLTGITPELIDAVELARNYGARIIAITRADSPLAQLADVLLPLQGVETSFIYKPTAARYGMLLAIDVLATELALANPEDNQERLRRIKLALDDYRGGDDRLPLGD, from the coding sequence ATGGACATCCTCTACCAGATCCGCGCCCGCCAGGATTCCTTCAGCGCCGGTGAAGGACGCATCGCGCGGCTGATGCTCAACGACGTCGGCTTTGCCTCCGCCGCCAGCCTCGATGAGCTGGCGCAGAGGGCGGAGGTCAGCACCGCCACGCTGTCGCGGTTTGCCCGCACGGTGGGCTGTCGCGACCTGCGTGATCTGCGCCTGCAACTGGCCCAGGCCAGCGGCGTCGGCAGCCGCTTCCTTGACCCGGCGGGGACGCCGGATCAGTCGGCGTTCTATGGGCAGATCGTCGGCGATATCGAGTCGACCCTGCGTCAGCATCTGTCGGCGTTCGACGAGTCGCGGTTCGCCGATGCCGTGAAACTGCTGGGCAAGGCGCGGATGATTCATGCATTCGGCCTGGGCGGTTGTTCAACCTTGTGCAGCGATGAGCTGCAAGTGCGGCTGGTGCGATTTGGCTACCCGATTGCGGCGTGCCACGACCCGGTGATGATGCGCGTCACCGCCGCCAGCCTTGATGCCGAACGCGCGGTCATTGCCTGCTCGCTGACCGGCATCACCCCCGAACTCATCGACGCCGTCGAACTGGCCCGCAACTACGGTGCACGGATTATCGCCATCACCCGGGCCGACTCACCGCTGGCGCAATTGGCCGATGTGCTGCTGCCGCTGCAAGGCGTCGAAACCTCGTTTATCTACAAACCGACGGCGGCGCGCTACGGCATGCTGCTGGCCATCGACGTGCTTGCCACCGAGCTCGCGCTGGCCAACCCTGAAGACAATCAAGAACGTCTGCGGCGGATCAAACTCGCCCTGGACGATTACCGCGGCGGCGACGATCGTTTGCCGCTGGGAGACTGA